One segment of Primulina tabacum isolate GXHZ01 chromosome 14, ASM2559414v2, whole genome shotgun sequence DNA contains the following:
- the LOC142524380 gene encoding putative apyrase 7 isoform X1, with the protein MVFNKFTDFFAYAATHFSASRASTVSYKSPGLPPIPGSPHGHTLSSSETKTNMRLSSSLQDLSAYRRVDLEGGDINPGEAKSSGHTLHPYFLNRENGGLSFSKQKAAPGVTFGRKKWVRVIWISLCLLLFGCLAYSVHFFYSNWSRGTSKFYVVLDSGSTGTRVYVYEASFNPKKLNNPPILLKSLPEGFQRTQKGRAYNRMETEPGFDKLVHNISGLREAINPLIKWAEKQVPAESHKTTSLFLYATAGVRRLPNSDSEWILNNAWSILKSSPFSCKKEWVKIITGMEEAYYGWIALNYHTGVLGSIPKKETYGALDLGGSSLQVTFEGKKHDHDANLKLSIGPVKHHLSAYSLAGYGLNDAFDKSVAHLLKKHPQITNADLVSGKIEIKHPCLQSGYKEQYSCSRCLSFRPEDGSPSIGGKKSGKGGKAGVPIKLIGAPKWDECTALAKVAVNLSEWSDHSSGMDCELQPCALEENLPRPIGQFYALSGFYVVYRFFNLKTDASLDDVLEKGHEFCEKSWNVAKNSVIPQPFIEQYCFRAPYVVLLLREGLHITDSHVIVDSGSITWTLGVALFEAGKAFSYGGKFLGYGLLRGKMNPYIFSAILIASLLVLLCAFSCVGNWWMPKFFRKSYLPLFRHNSVTTASVLNLPAPFRFQRWSPINTGDGRVKMPLSPTVASSQQRPLNFGLGFSGGEGGGIQFTEPSLYSSSSSVGHSYSSGSLGQMQFDNTNLSSYRTPHGSQMRLQSRRSQSREDLNSSVADARMVKM; encoded by the exons ATGGTATTCAATAAATTTACAGATTTTTTTGCATATGCAGCAACTCATTTCTCGGCCTCAAGGGCTTCTACTGTTTCATATAAATCACCTGGATTGCCACCTATTCCTGGTTCCCCTCATGGCCATACTTTATCCAGTTCAGAGACAAAAACTAATATGAGACTCTCATCTTCCCTTCAAGATTTATCTGCTTATAGACGAGTTGATCTAGAAGGTGGCGATATTAACCCTGGAGAAGCAAAAAGTTCAGGCCACACATTACATCCATATTTCTTGAACAGAGAAAATGGTGGATTGAGTTTCTCGAAACAGAAGGCAGCACCAGGAGTCACATTTGGTCGAAAAAAGTGGGTGCGAGTTATCTGGATTTCCTTGTGTTTATTGTTGTTTGGCTGTCTTGCTTATTCTGTTCACTTTTTTTACTCAAACTGGTCTAGAGGGACATCCAAGTTTTATGTTGTGCTGGACTCTGGTAGCACTGGAACCCGTGTTTATGTATATGAGGCATCTTTTAATCCCAAAAAACTTAACAATCCtcctattttattaaaatcattgCCCGAAGGTTTCCAAAGGACACAAAAAGGGCGAGCTTACAACAGAATGGAAACTGAACCTGGATTtgacaaactggtgcataataTCTCTGGGCTGAGAGAAGCAATAAATCCTCTTATCAAATGGGCTGAGAAACAAGTTCCTGCTGAATCACATAAGACCACTTCTCTCTTCCTCTATGCCACTGCCGGAGTTCGCAGGCTGCCAAATTCAGACTCCGAATGGATTCTTAATAATGCTTGGTCGATTCTCAAGAGTTCTCCCTTTTCGTGCAAAAAGGAGTGGGTTAAAATTATCACTGGCATGGAGGAAGCTTATTATGGGTGGATAGCGTTAAATTATCACACGGGTGTCCTAGGATCCATTCCTAAGAAGGAAACATACGGTGCTCTTGACTTGGGTGGCTCATCTTTGCAGGTCacttttgaaggaaagaaacaCGACCATGATGCAAACTTAAAATTGAGCATTGGCCCTGTTAAACATCATTTAAGTGCCTATTCTCTCGCTGGGTATGGGCTTAACGATGCATTTGACAAATCTGTTGCTCATCTTCTCAAGAAGCATCCTCAGATTACCAATGCTGATTTGGTTAGTGGAAAGATTGAAATTAAGCATCCTTGTTTGCAGTCTGGTTATAAAGAGCAGTACTCCTGTTCAAGATGTTTATCGTTTCGCCCAGAAGACGGAAGTCCTTCTATTGGAGGTAAAAAATCAGGTAAAGGAGGAAAGGCCGGGGTTCCCATTAAGCTTATCGGAGCTCCAAAATGGGACGAGTGTACTGCACTGGCTAAAGTTGCTGTCAATTTGTCTGAATGGTCGGATCATAGTTCTGGAATGGATTGTGAGCTGCAGCCTTGTGCACTTGAGGAAAATCTGCCTCGCCCCATTGGTCAGTTTTATGCTCTGTCTGGCTTCTATGTGGTGTACCGATTTTTCAACTTGAAGACGGATGCCTCTTTAGATGATGTATTAGAGAAGGGCCatgaattttgtgaaaaatcatGGAATGTTGCAAAAAACAGCGTCATTCCTCAGCCTTTTATCGAACAATATTGTTTCAGGGCACCTTATGTCGTGCTCCTCTTGAGAGAAGGGTTGCATATTACCGACAGCCATGTAATCGTTGATTCTGGAAGTATTACTTGGACACTTGGGGTTGCGTTATTTGAAGCTGGAAAAGCATTTTCATATGGGGGAAAATTTCTTGGCTATGGATTATTGCGGGGGAAGATGAATCCATATATTTTTTCTGCTATTTTGATTGCTTCATTACTTGTCCTACTTTGTGCATTTTCCTGTGTTGGCAATTGGTGGATGCCAAAGTTTTTCCGGAAGTCATATCTCCCACTTTTCAGACATAATAGCGTGACGACCGCATCAGTTCTTAATCTTCCAGCTCCTTTCCGGTTTCAGCGCTGGAGTCCTATCAATACAG GGGATGGAAGGGTTAAGATGCCATTGAGTCCAACAGTTGCCAGCTCTCAACAACGACCATTAAATTTTGGACTTGGTTTCAGTGGTGGTGAAGGTGGTGGCATCCAGTTTACTGAGCCATCACTATACTCTTCGTCCAGCAGTGTAGGGCATAGTTATTCATCCGGCAGTTTAGGACAGATGCAATTCGACAACACTAATCTTAGTTCATACCGGACTCCACATGGTAGCCAAATGCGTCTCCAAAGTAGAAGATCCCAGTCTCGAGAAGATCTTAATTCTTCCGTCGCTGATGCTCGAATGGTCAAGATGTAA
- the LOC142524380 gene encoding putative apyrase 7 isoform X2, which produces MVFNKFTDFFAYAATHFSASRASTVSYKSPGLPPIPGSPHGHTLSSSETKTNMRLSSSLQDLSAYRRVDLEGGDINPGEAKSSGHTLHPYFLNRENGGLSFSKQKAAPGVTFGRKKWVRVIWISLCLLLFGCLAYSVHFFYSNWSRGTSKFYVVLDSGSTGTRVYVYEASFNPKKLNNPPILLKSLPEGFQRTQKGRAYNRMETEPGFDKLVHNISGLREAINPLIKWAEKQVPAESHKTTSLFLYATAGVRRLPNSDSEWILNNAWSILKSSPFSCKKEWVKIITGMEEAYYGWIALNYHTGVLGSIPKKETYGALDLGGSSLQVTFEGKKHDHDANLKLSIGPVKHHLSAYSLAGYGLNDAFDKSVAHLLKKHPQITNADLVSGKIEIKHPCLQSGYKEQYSCSRCLSFRPEDGSPSIGGKKSGKGGKAGVPIKLIGAPKWDECTALAKVAVNLSEWSDHSSGMDCELQPCALEENLPRPIGQFYALSGFYVVYRFFNLKTDASLDDVLEKGHEFCEKSWNVAKNSVIPQPFIEQYCFRAPYVVLLLREGLHITDSHVIVDSGSITWTLGVALFEAGKAFSYGGKFLGYGLLRGKMNPYIFSAILIASLLVLLCAFSCVGNWWMPKFFRKSYLPLFRHNSVTTASVLNLPAPFRFQRWSPINTGYEGKQQEYTYQPYFKCIFFVD; this is translated from the exons ATGGTATTCAATAAATTTACAGATTTTTTTGCATATGCAGCAACTCATTTCTCGGCCTCAAGGGCTTCTACTGTTTCATATAAATCACCTGGATTGCCACCTATTCCTGGTTCCCCTCATGGCCATACTTTATCCAGTTCAGAGACAAAAACTAATATGAGACTCTCATCTTCCCTTCAAGATTTATCTGCTTATAGACGAGTTGATCTAGAAGGTGGCGATATTAACCCTGGAGAAGCAAAAAGTTCAGGCCACACATTACATCCATATTTCTTGAACAGAGAAAATGGTGGATTGAGTTTCTCGAAACAGAAGGCAGCACCAGGAGTCACATTTGGTCGAAAAAAGTGGGTGCGAGTTATCTGGATTTCCTTGTGTTTATTGTTGTTTGGCTGTCTTGCTTATTCTGTTCACTTTTTTTACTCAAACTGGTCTAGAGGGACATCCAAGTTTTATGTTGTGCTGGACTCTGGTAGCACTGGAACCCGTGTTTATGTATATGAGGCATCTTTTAATCCCAAAAAACTTAACAATCCtcctattttattaaaatcattgCCCGAAGGTTTCCAAAGGACACAAAAAGGGCGAGCTTACAACAGAATGGAAACTGAACCTGGATTtgacaaactggtgcataataTCTCTGGGCTGAGAGAAGCAATAAATCCTCTTATCAAATGGGCTGAGAAACAAGTTCCTGCTGAATCACATAAGACCACTTCTCTCTTCCTCTATGCCACTGCCGGAGTTCGCAGGCTGCCAAATTCAGACTCCGAATGGATTCTTAATAATGCTTGGTCGATTCTCAAGAGTTCTCCCTTTTCGTGCAAAAAGGAGTGGGTTAAAATTATCACTGGCATGGAGGAAGCTTATTATGGGTGGATAGCGTTAAATTATCACACGGGTGTCCTAGGATCCATTCCTAAGAAGGAAACATACGGTGCTCTTGACTTGGGTGGCTCATCTTTGCAGGTCacttttgaaggaaagaaacaCGACCATGATGCAAACTTAAAATTGAGCATTGGCCCTGTTAAACATCATTTAAGTGCCTATTCTCTCGCTGGGTATGGGCTTAACGATGCATTTGACAAATCTGTTGCTCATCTTCTCAAGAAGCATCCTCAGATTACCAATGCTGATTTGGTTAGTGGAAAGATTGAAATTAAGCATCCTTGTTTGCAGTCTGGTTATAAAGAGCAGTACTCCTGTTCAAGATGTTTATCGTTTCGCCCAGAAGACGGAAGTCCTTCTATTGGAGGTAAAAAATCAGGTAAAGGAGGAAAGGCCGGGGTTCCCATTAAGCTTATCGGAGCTCCAAAATGGGACGAGTGTACTGCACTGGCTAAAGTTGCTGTCAATTTGTCTGAATGGTCGGATCATAGTTCTGGAATGGATTGTGAGCTGCAGCCTTGTGCACTTGAGGAAAATCTGCCTCGCCCCATTGGTCAGTTTTATGCTCTGTCTGGCTTCTATGTGGTGTACCGATTTTTCAACTTGAAGACGGATGCCTCTTTAGATGATGTATTAGAGAAGGGCCatgaattttgtgaaaaatcatGGAATGTTGCAAAAAACAGCGTCATTCCTCAGCCTTTTATCGAACAATATTGTTTCAGGGCACCTTATGTCGTGCTCCTCTTGAGAGAAGGGTTGCATATTACCGACAGCCATGTAATCGTTGATTCTGGAAGTATTACTTGGACACTTGGGGTTGCGTTATTTGAAGCTGGAAAAGCATTTTCATATGGGGGAAAATTTCTTGGCTATGGATTATTGCGGGGGAAGATGAATCCATATATTTTTTCTGCTATTTTGATTGCTTCATTACTTGTCCTACTTTGTGCATTTTCCTGTGTTGGCAATTGGTGGATGCCAAAGTTTTTCCGGAAGTCATATCTCCCACTTTTCAGACATAATAGCGTGACGACCGCATCAGTTCTTAATCTTCCAGCTCCTTTCCGGTTTCAGCGCTGGAGTCCTATCAATACAG GTTATGAAGGAAAACAACAAGAATATACTTACCAACCATACTTCAAgtgtatattctttgttgattaG
- the LOC142525361 gene encoding uncharacterized protein LOC142525361 has protein sequence MGMAIAPFFAFIVVLLLISAADSSANAEGDFDVRRHLSTATRYHVAKEISKNSFVPSNSLDQCQPIHLNLVARHGTRAPTKKRLKQLEAFAARIEALLGKLKQEKSSVQYIPTWLWGWKSPWTGKHKGGELISKGEEEMYELGGRTRDKFPELFHEDYHPDLYPIKASQVSRASASAVAFGMGLFSGKGNLGAGRHRAFAVTSESRASDRVLRFHDCCQNYKAYRKSQEPFVEKLKEPILNGITQDLATRWGLNFTIQDVSSLWFLCKQEASLLDTIDQACALFSPSEVGLLEWTDDLEAFILKGYGNSLNYRMGVPLLEDVIQSMEQAIKAHEDAIAHGNYEMARLRFAHAETLLPFSCLIGLFLDESEFEQIQREQPLQLPQPPQKRTWRGSTAAPFAGNNMLVLYSCPSNNSSKYFVQVLHNEHPIPVPGCDNSDICPFEMFKERIAAPHLKHDYNSLCSMDLTQPEKIVPTSKFTHILSWIYPSKKDEL, from the exons ATGGGAATGGCGATTGCTCCCTTTTTTGCATTCATTGTTGTGCTTCTGTTGATCTCCGCCGCTGATTCCAGTGCAAATGCGGAAGGAGATTTCGATGTTCGACGACATTTGTCAACTGCCACCAG ATATCACGTAGCTAAGGAGATTTCTAAGAATTCATTTGTGCCATCAAATTCTCTTGATCAGTGCCAACCTATTCACTTGAACCTTGTG GCAAGACATGGGACCCGTGCTCCTACGAAGAAAAGATTGAAACAGTTGGAAGCTTTTGCCGCTCGTATAGAAGCCcttttgggaaaactgaagcAGGAGAAATCATCTGTTCAGTATATTCCCACGTGGTTATGGGGATGGAAATCTCCTTGGACAGGAAAGCACAAGGGTGGAGAGTTGATCAGTAAAGGAGAAGAGGAAATGTATGAGTTAGGTGGTAGAACCCGAGATAAATTTCCGGAACTGTTTCATGAGGATTACCACCCTGATCTATATCCAATTAAAGCCTCTCAG GTTTCCCGAGCCTCAGCTAGTGCTGTAGCATTTGGAATGGGGCTGTTTAGTGGGAAAGGAAATCTTGGTGCAGGACGCCATCGAGCTTTTGCTGTAACCAGTGAAAGCCGTGCTAGTGATAGAGTCCTGAGATTTCATGATTGCTGTCAAAACTACAAG GCTTATAGGAAGAGTCAGGAACCATTTGTTGAGAAGCTCAAGGAACCCATACTAAATGGAATAACTCAAGATCTAGCTACTCGTTGGGGTTTGAATTTCACAATACAAGATGTATCATCACTATGGTTTTTGTGCAAACAG GAAGCATCTTTGCTAGATACAATTGATCAAGCCTGTGCACTTTTTAGTCCATCCGAG GTCGGTTTGTTGGAGTGGACAGATGATCTGGAGGCATTTATTCTGAAGGGCTACGGCAATTCATTAAATTACCGAATGGGAGTACCATTACTTGAAGATGTTATTCAGTCGATGGAGCAAGCCATCAAGGCTCATGAAG ATGCGATTGCTCATGGAAACTATGAAATGGCTCGACTGCGCTTTGCTCATGCAGAAACTTTGCTTCCATTTTCCTGTTTGATTGGGCTATTTCTCGATGAATCTG AGTTTGAACAAATACAAAGGGAACAACCTCTACAACTCCCTCAACCCCCACAGAAGAGAACCTGGCGTGGCAGTACAGCTGCCCCTTTTGCTGGAAATAACATGCTAGTTCTGTACAGCTGCCCATCCAACAACTCAAGCAAATACTTTGTGCAAGTACTGCACAATGAACACCCTATTCCAGTGCCG GGTTGTGACAATTCTGACATTTGCCCTTTCGAGATGTTTAAG GAAAGGATAGCTGCTCCTCATTTAAAGCACGACTACAATTCTCTTTGCAGCATGGACTTGACGCAACCAGAAAAAATCGTCCCAACCAGTAAGTTTACACATATACTAAGTTGGATTTATCCTTCTAAAAAAGATGAGCTGTAA